The genome window TCAGAGCTTGCGTCAATCAAGTCGGCTATGGCTTCGGCCTGAGTTAAATCTAATTTATCGTTTAAAAAGGCCCGTTCGGAAAACTCGCCTGGCCGTGCTATCCGTACGTCTTTAATATCCAGCACGCGGCGCAGCAGCATATCCAGAAGTACTGGGCCGCCGTGGCCTTGTAATTCCAGTACATCTTCACCGGTAAAGGAATTGGGGCCAGGGAAATACAAGGCGATACCCTGATCCAGAGTTTGTTTTTGTTCGTCTAAAAACGGCAGGTATTCAGCAGTACGGGGTTTTGGCACTTTGCCCAGAATAGCCGAAGCCACTGCGGATACGGCAGGGCCTGATACCCGTATTATTCCTACACCGGCACGACCTGTGGCTGTGGCCTGAGCGGCAATAGTGTCTGTGCTGTACATACGTCAAACCTCAACTTTATAAACTGTGTTTTTAAACTCAAAAAAACAAAAAGGCCTGAAAACAGGCCTTTAAAGTGTATACCTTAAGCCTTAGCTTTTGGTGTATAGACCTTTCTTCTCCATGCCGCGGTAGATATACAGCATCTGGGCTAAAGAAATCAGGTTGCTGACCAACCAGTACAGTACCAGACCACTTGGGAACCACAGGAAGAATACTGAGAACACCACTGGCATCCACAGCATAATTTTTTGCTGCATAGGATCAGTCACTGTCATAGGCGTCAGTTTTTGCATCACAAACATACTGATACCAAACAGCACTGGTAATACGTAGTACGGGTCTTGGGTGGACAAATCCTGGATCCATAACATAAACGGAGCCTGGCGTAATTCCACGCTCTCTACGAACACCCAATACAAAGCCAGGAAGATTGGCATTTGCACCAGCATAGGTAAGCAACCACCCATAGGGTTTACTTTTTCTTTGCGGTACAGCTCCATCATAGCCGGGCCCATTTTTGAGCGGTCGTCTTTATAACGGGCCTGCAGTTCGTCAATTTTTGGCTTCAGATTACGCATCTTGGCCATAGATTCGTACTGCACTTTGGTCAGAGGGTACATCACACCTTTCACCAGTAGGGTGATCATAATAATGGCGACACCCCAGTTGCTGACAAAGCTTTGAATAGTGGTTAACAACCAGAATAAAGGCTGAGAAATAAACCATAAGAAGCCGTAGTCAACCGTCAGATCCAGACCATCAGCAATAGCGGCTAAGTTATCCTGATCCTTCGGACCGGCATAAAAAGTAGAAGCTATAGTCAGGCTTTCACCAGCAGGAATCGTCAGTTCAGGGCCTTTAGCGCCTACAATACCGTTGCCGTTATTCACTAAGCTATACAGCTGATTATCTGCAGTTTTCTCAGGAACCCAAGCCGCTACAAAGTAGTGCTCCAGCATAGCCACCCAACCACCTTTGGTGGATTGAGCCAGGTTAGTTTCCTGCATATCTTCAAAATCGTACTTTTCATAACGTTTTTCAGAAGTAGAGAAAGCCGCACCACGGTAGATAGGCATCATCATGCTGCTGCTTTCACCATTGTTAATGGTTTGCACCAGATGCTGATAAGGCTGAACTAACTTAGTTTCAGCAGTGGTATTTTTCAGTAAATATTCTACCCGGACATCATATTTTCCAGCGGTAAAGGTGTAGCGTTTTTCAATCTCTAAACCGTTATGGTTAAAGGTTAAAGGCACCACTACTTGCTGTTCGCCATTGGCAAGCGCGTAACTGGTTTTGGCTGCAGAATACACAGGACGACCGCTGTTGCGTTTATCATCCGGGCCATCTGCTAATAAGCCAGACTGAGCTACGTATTCAAAACCGTTTAACTTACGCATCAGCTGATAAGGCTGGTCGCTGTCTTTGCTTAAAGTAAAAGCAGGTAAAGTTAAATCAACAATATCGCCACCTTTAGTGTCGATCTGTACTTTTAATACATCAGTACTGACGGTGATCACTTGTTGAGTAGCAACTGGCGCAGCAGGTTGAGCTGAAGTGCCTGAACTGCTTAATTGTAAGTCGGCTGAACCAGTTGAACTGGTTGTGCTTTGTTCAGTGACCGGAGTTACTGGTTTAGGCGCGTGATCGGTTTGCCATGCCTGCCATAACAATAAGCTAACGAAGGCGAGGGCTATCACTAATAAACTGCGTTGAGAATCCATCTGTTAGTTAGTCTCTTTCTGCTTTTGTGGAACCGGGTCTTCACCACCGGGATGTAAGGGGTGACATTTTAATAAACGTTTTGTAGTTAACCAACCACCTTTTACGGCACCAAAGCGTTCTATGGCTTCAATAGCGTAATGAGAACAGGTGGGATAAAACCGGCAACTGGGTCCAAATAACGGACTGATCAACTTCTGATAACCACGCACAGTGGAAATTAGCAGTCTTGCACCAGTGTTTTGTATTGGCGAGCTATTT of Rheinheimera sp. MM224 contains these proteins:
- the yidC gene encoding membrane protein insertase YidC: MDSQRSLLVIALAFVSLLLWQAWQTDHAPKPVTPVTEQSTTSSTGSADLQLSSSGTSAQPAAPVATQQVITVSTDVLKVQIDTKGGDIVDLTLPAFTLSKDSDQPYQLMRKLNGFEYVAQSGLLADGPDDKRNSGRPVYSAAKTSYALANGEQQVVVPLTFNHNGLEIEKRYTFTAGKYDVRVEYLLKNTTAETKLVQPYQHLVQTINNGESSSMMMPIYRGAAFSTSEKRYEKYDFEDMQETNLAQSTKGGWVAMLEHYFVAAWVPEKTADNQLYSLVNNGNGIVGAKGPELTIPAGESLTIASTFYAGPKDQDNLAAIADGLDLTVDYGFLWFISQPLFWLLTTIQSFVSNWGVAIIMITLLVKGVMYPLTKVQYESMAKMRNLKPKIDELQARYKDDRSKMGPAMMELYRKEKVNPMGGCLPMLVQMPIFLALYWVFVESVELRQAPFMLWIQDLSTQDPYYVLPVLFGISMFVMQKLTPMTVTDPMQQKIMLWMPVVFSVFFLWFPSGLVLYWLVSNLISLAQMLYIYRGMEKKGLYTKS
- the yidD gene encoding membrane protein insertion efficiency factor YidD — its product is MGQNSSPIQNTGARLLISTVRGYQKLISPLFGPSCRFYPTCSHYAIEAIERFGAVKGGWLTTKRLLKCHPLHPGGEDPVPQKQKETN